TCGGACTGGCGGCGCTGTCGCTCGCACTGCTCTTCGTCGTCCTGAAGTACACGCGATTCGGACAGGCCCTGCGGGCGACCATCCAGCATCCGGAGGCTGCGCGGCTCGTCGGGATCAACACCGAGCGCGTCGCGGGGTACGGCTTCGGCCTCGGTCTCGCAACTGCCGCGATCGGTGGCACCGCACTCTCGCTCGACGCCACGATCTACCCTTCGTTGCACTGGCACTGGATCGGGCCCCTGATGGCGATCATCGTCGTCGGCGGTCTCGGCAGCATCCCCGGCGCCGCGATCGCGGCTCTCGTCCTCGGCGTCGCGCAGAGCCTGCTTCAGCTTCCTCTGGGGTCGACGTGGGCGCAGACGGTCTTCTACGTCGCGCTGTTCCTCACCCTCATGTTCCGCCCGCAAGGATTCTTCGGAGGTCGACTTGCCCAGCGCTTCTAGCTCAGGCCCCGTGATCACCGAAACGGTCGTGATCCCACCATCCGCCCCCGTGCGACCCACCTGGTCACGGTGGGTGAGCGTCGCGCTCCTGCTCGTCGGAGCAGCCCTCGTCCTGGCATTCCCCTCGATCGCACCGAATCCGTACATCCTGTCCGCGGGCGTCGTGATCCTCAACTACGCCGTGCTGTCGACGGGTTGGAACTTCATGGGAGGGTTCACGGGCTACATCTCCCTCGGGCACGCCGCCTACTTCGGGCTGGGTGCCTACGGGACCGCGCTGGCGATCAAGTACCTGGCACTTCCGAGCTTCGT
The DNA window shown above is from Agromyces cerinus and carries:
- a CDS encoding branched-chain amino acid ABC transporter permease, producing MSGSLLLQSVILGVLLGGLYALLAAGLTLYFGIMRVVMIAHSAFLILAAYLAWWFNRETGIDPLVSLIVTVPLFFVAGLLTQRLLVSRLKPLTLTMMSVLLTFAVALVIEGGLGFIFSGTQRRIPLPYASESLNFFGAQVPVVKLIAFGLAALSLALLFVVLKYTRFGQALRATIQHPEAARLVGINTERVAGYGFGLGLATAAIGGTALSLDATIYPSLHWHWIGPLMAIIVVGGLGSIPGAAIAALVLGVAQSLLQLPLGSTWAQTVFYVALFLTLMFRPQGFFGGRLAQRF